One Neomonachus schauinslandi chromosome 9, ASM220157v2, whole genome shotgun sequence DNA segment encodes these proteins:
- the LOC110585220 gene encoding LOW QUALITY PROTEIN: olfactory receptor 4K15-like (The sequence of the model RefSeq protein was modified relative to this genomic sequence to represent the inferred CDS: inserted 2 bases in 1 codon) produces MNETNHSWVTEFVLLGLSNSQELQPLLFLIFSLLYLAILLGNFLIILTVTSDSHLHTPMYFLLANLSFIDICVASFATPKMIADFLVEHKTISFNACLAQIFCIHLFTGSEMVLLVSMAYDRYVAICKPLHYMTIMSSRVCIIFVLIPWLVGFIHTTSQLAFTVNLPFCGPNQVDSFFCDLPLVIKLACIDTYVVSLLIVADSGFLSMSSFLLLVVSYTVILITVRNRSSASMAKAYSTLTAHITVVTLFFGPCIFIYVWPFSGYSVDKVLAVFYXTPILNPVIYTLRNKEMKAAMSKLKSRYLKPGQVSSVIRNVLFWEKK; encoded by the exons ATGAATGAGACAAATCATTCCTGGGTGACCGAGTTTGTGTTACTGGGACTCTCTAATTCCCAGGAGCTCCAACCTTTGTTGTTTCTCATATTTTCACTACTTTACTTAGCAATATTGCTGGGAAACTTTCTTATCATCCTCACTGTAACCTCAGATTCCCACCTGCATACCCCCATGTACTTTCTGCTTGCGAACCTCTCTTTTATAGATATATGTGTTGCCTCTTTTGCTACCCCCAAAATGATTGCAGACTTTCTGGTGGAGCACAAGACTATTTCTTTTAATGCCTGCCTGGCCCAGATTTTCTGTATTCACCTTTTCACTGGCAGTGAAATGGTGCTCCTTGTATCCATGGCTTATGACCGTTATGTTGCTATATGCAAACCTCTCCACTACATGACAATAATGAGTAGCCGTGTGTGTATTATTTTCGTTCTTATCCCCTGGCTTGTGGGTTTCATCCATACTACTAGCCAGTTGGCATTTACTGTTAACTTGCCTTTTTGTGGCCCAAATCAGGTGGACAGTTTTTTCTGTGACCTCCCTCTAGTGATCAAGCTGGCCTGCATAGACACTTATGTTGTCAGCCTACTTATAGTTGCAGACAGTGGCTTTCTTTCTATGAGCTCCTTTCTCCTCTTGGTTGTCTCCTACACTGTGATACTTATCACTGTTAGGAACCGCTCGTCTGCTAGCATGGCAAAGGCCTACTCCACACTGACTGCTCATATCACTGTGGTCACACTGTTCTTTGGACCATGCATCTTCATCTATGTGTGGCCCTTCAGCGGTTATTCTGTTGACAAAGTCCTTGCTGTGTTTTA TACTCCCATCTTAAACCCGGTTATCTACACTCtaaggaacaaagaaatgaaggcaGCTATGTCAAAACTGAAGAGTCGGTATCTGAAGCCTGGCCAGGTTTCTTCAGTCAtaagaaatgttcttttctgggaaaaaaagtaa
- the LOC110585532 gene encoding olfactory receptor 11H6-like: protein MVFNHTDFYDTHLVSSALKTNEYSSINNCSNAVSKFIFLGFPYTWEIQILLFSVFSGTYILTLTGNLCIICAVRWDHQLQTPMYILLANFSFLEICFITSTVPNMLANLLSETSTISFYGCFLQFYFFFSMGTTETFFLSAMAFDRYLAICRPLHYPTVMTVQRCIRIGAGCWVCGFLYFLLPIYLISQLLFCCSKKIDHFLCDPGPLMKLSCVPAPATETICAVYNSVLIFSTFLFITSSYTLVIRAVLRVPSAEGRHKAFSTCGSHLAVVSLFYGSIMVVYVSPTAGNPAGMQKYVTLFYSVLTPLFNPLIYSLRNKEMKAALRKLFRIVRFSQRHGRNT, encoded by the exons ATGGTGTTCAACCATACAGATTTCTATGATACCCATCTTGTATCTTCAG ctttaaaaacaaatgaatattccAGTATAAATAATTGCTCTAACGCTGTGagtaaattcattttcttggGCTTCCCTTATACTTGGGAAATTCAGATTCTCCTCTTTTCAGTCTTCTCTGGGACTTATATTCTGACACTAACTGGAAATCTGTGCATTATCTGTGCTGTGAGGTGGGACCATCAACTACAAACTCCAATGTATATCCTGCTGGCCAATTTTTCCTTCCTGGAGATCTGTTTTATCACCTCCACTGTTCCTAATATGCTAGCCAACTTGCTATCTGAGACCAGCACCATCTCCTTCTATGGCTGCTTCCTCCAGTTCTACTTCTTCTTCTCCATGGGTACCACTGAGACCTTCTTCTTGTCTGCCATGGCCTTTGACAGATACCTTGCTATCTGCAGGCCCCTGCACTACCCTACTGTCATGACTGTTCAGCGCTGCATCAGAATAGgagctgggtgctgggtgtgTGGCTTCCTATACTTCCTCTTGCCTATTTATCTCATCTCTCAACTCCTGTTTTGTTGTTCCAAGAAGATTGATCACTTCCTGTGTGACCCAGGACCTCTTATGAAGCTGTCCTGTGTGCCAGCTCCTGCCACTGAGACCATCTGTGCCGTCTATAACTCAGTCCTCATTTTCTCCACCTTCCTTTTCATTACCAGCTCCTATACCTTGGTGATCAGAGCTGTGCTGAGGGTCCCCTCAGCAGAAGGTCGGCATAAGGCCTTCTCCACATGTGGCTCCCATCTGGCTGTGGTGTCCCTGTTCTATGGCTCTATCATGGTTGTATATGTAAGCCCAACAGCAGGCAATCCAGCCGGGATGCAGAAATATGtgactttgttttattctgtgTTAACTCCACTTTTCAACCCTTTGATCTATAGTCTTCGAAATAAAGAGATGAAGGCAGCTCTGAGAAAGTTATTTAGAATTGTGAGATTTAGTCAGAGGCATGGAAGAAATACTTGA